The following coding sequences lie in one Camelus bactrianus isolate YW-2024 breed Bactrian camel chromosome 8, ASM4877302v1, whole genome shotgun sequence genomic window:
- the SLC22A16 gene encoding solute carrier family 22 member 16 isoform X2: MGSRNLEMIFDRVGHFGRYQIFLYFICAFQNISCGIHYLASVFLSVSPQHTCRPPGNVSQVLFHDISGWMLEDIWTRFSIGREDHIIVQLQNGEVWELTNCRRFRRDDKSSLNYDYNGHKSSFPCLDGYIYDKSKWQSTVVTEWDLVCNREWFGRLIQPIFMFGVLLGAVIFGYLSDRAGRRLVLWSTSIGIFLFGVAAAFTFDYYSFMITRFLLAIAASGYLVVVFVYVTEFVGMKSRTWVSIHLHSFFAFGTMMVALTGYFVRTWWIYQIILSTVTVPFVLCCWMLPETPFWLLSEGKYEEAQKVINTMAKWNKTRSCKLSELSSLSCHGPAGNKPSEVEKHSLSDLFYDCNIGTRTLTVWLTWFTGCLGFYCFSLNSVNLGGNEYLNLFLMGLVEIPAYIFVCFGMDRVGRRSILIFSLISSAVASAVMMVIPKDYHVWFVVATMAGKFSIGAAIGLVYLYTAELYPTIVSWLLGLWPS; the protein is encoded by the exons ATGGGGTCCCGCAACTTGGAGATGATTTTTGACCGCGTGGGGCACTTCGGCAG aTACCAGATATTCCTCTATTTCATATGTGCCTTCCAGAACATCTCTTGTGGTATCCACTACTTGGCTTCTGTGTTCTTGTCAGTGTCCCCCCAGCATACCTGCAGGCCCCCTGGCAACGTGAGTCAGGTTCTTTTCCACGATATCTCTGGCTGGATGCTGGAGGACATCTGGACCCGATTTTCCATAGGCCGGGAAGATCACATCATAGTGCAGCTACAGAACGGTGAGGTCTGGGAGCTCACAAACTGCCGCAGGTTCCGAAGGGATGACAAGTCGAGTTTGAATTATGATTATAACGGCCATAAGAGTAGCTTTCCTTGCCTGGATGGCTACATCTATGACAAGAGCAAGTGGCAAAGCACCGTGGTGACTGAGTGGGATCTGGTGTGTAACCGGGAATGGTTTGGAAGGCTGATCCAGCCCATATTTATGTTTGGAGTCCTGCTGGGAGCAGTGATCTTCGGCTACCTTTCTGACAG GGCAGGAAGACGACTTGTCTTGTGGTCCACAAGCATCGGTATATTTTTGTTTGGCGTAGCAGCGGCATTCACATTTGATTATTACAGCTTCATGATCACACGCTTTCTTCTTGCTATT GCTGCAAGTGGCTATCTTGTGGTGGTGTTTGTCTATGTGACAGAATTTGTTGGCATGAAGTCCCGGACATGGGTGTCCATTCACTTGCATTCCTTTTTTGCATTTGGAACCATGATGGTGGCTTTGACAGGCTACTTTGTCAGGACCTGGTGGATCTATCAAATAATCCTCTCCACAGTGACTGTCCCCTTTGTCCTGTGCTGTTGGATGCTCCCAGAGACACCTTTTTGGCTTCTCTCAGAGGGAAAATATGAAGAAGCACAAAAAGTAATTAACACGATGGCCAAGTGGAATAAGACGAGATCCTGTAAACTGTCAGAACTTTCATCACTGAGTTGCCATGGTCCTGCTGGCAACAAGCCCTCTGAAGTTGAGAAGCACAGCCTATCAGATCTGTTTTATGACTGCAATATTGGAACAAGGACACTTACTGTTTGGCTGACTTGGTTCACAGGGTGTTTGGGGTTCTACTGCTTTTCCTTGAATTCTGTTAATTTGGGAGGCAATGAATATTTAAATCTCTTCCTCATGG GATTAGTGGAGATTCCTGCCTACATCTTTGTGTGCTTCGGGATGGACCGTGTAGGGAGAAGaagcattctgattttctcccTTATCTCAAGTGCCGTGGCCAGTGCTGTGATGATGGTGATCCCCAAG